The Blautia hydrogenotrophica DSM 10507 genome window below encodes:
- a CDS encoding dihydroorotase has translation MIYDLIVKNAKIVSPDSITDGCVFVKDGKIAAVGESAEGAKAQKIVDAGGKYVLPGGVDVHVHFRDPGLTYKEDFSTGSMAAAAGGITTVFDMPNVQPPTLSVENFQIKKKIAEEKSYVNYGIYAYLVNNLDQIDGLIDAGVCGFKWDLSTFDWELPEGYYLPDNNEAADIFRAIAKHDYVVTVHAEDMELVKNYTEHLKEEGRDEKDFYSHVEARPDIVELSALYRTFVLSEVSGCRVHITHLTSKRGLELIKEFQRKGTPVTSDVGPAWFTFSAEDYEKFGGGIRVIPAIRYRKDSDALWKGLASGDIEVLATDHAPHSNDEKFNRTWWDTLPGTIGVQTSLPILLDRVNKGEITINRVVDCMAAQPSKIFGLYPRKGCIQPGADADLTIVDMEKEWTVTHEEMYSKTKYTPYDGFQLKGKPVMTIVMGSIVMEDGKIVGKPGHGRMVNPKQEW, from the coding sequence ATGATATATGACTTGATTGTAAAAAATGCTAAGATTGTCAGCCCTGACAGCATCACAGACGGCTGCGTTTTCGTGAAGGATGGGAAGATTGCCGCAGTAGGTGAGAGCGCAGAAGGGGCAAAAGCCCAAAAGATCGTCGATGCAGGCGGAAAATATGTACTGCCTGGAGGTGTGGATGTGCATGTACATTTTCGGGACCCGGGCCTAACTTACAAGGAAGATTTCAGCACGGGTTCCATGGCGGCAGCTGCGGGAGGAATCACGACCGTCTTTGACATGCCCAATGTGCAGCCTCCTACGTTGAGTGTGGAAAATTTTCAGATTAAGAAAAAAATCGCGGAAGAAAAATCCTATGTAAATTATGGAATTTATGCGTATCTGGTCAATAACTTAGATCAGATTGATGGATTGATTGACGCAGGAGTGTGCGGGTTTAAATGGGATTTAAGCACCTTTGACTGGGAACTACCGGAAGGTTACTATCTTCCGGACAACAATGAGGCGGCAGATATTTTCCGAGCAATCGCAAAGCACGATTATGTAGTGACTGTCCATGCAGAGGATATGGAATTAGTGAAAAACTATACGGAGCATCTGAAGGAAGAGGGAAGAGATGAGAAAGACTTCTATTCCCACGTGGAAGCAAGGCCGGATATCGTAGAACTTTCGGCCCTGTACCGTACATTTGTGCTCTCAGAGGTGTCCGGATGTAGAGTACATATCACCCATCTGACTTCGAAACGGGGCTTGGAACTCATCAAAGAATTCCAGAGAAAGGGAACACCGGTGACTTCTGACGTGGGTCCTGCCTGGTTTACTTTCAGTGCAGAGGACTATGAGAAATTTGGCGGCGGAATCCGAGTGATTCCAGCCATCCGTTACCGGAAAGATTCGGATGCTTTGTGGAAAGGACTGGCCAGTGGAGACATCGAGGTTTTGGCCACGGACCATGCACCCCACTCCAATGATGAGAAGTTTAACCGTACCTGGTGGGATACGCTGCCTGGAACTATTGGAGTTCAGACCAGTCTGCCGATTCTTCTGGACCGTGTAAATAAAGGTGAGATCACCATCAACCGGGTCGTTGATTGCATGGCAGCCCAGCCATCGAAGATCTTTGGTTTGTATCCCAGAAAAGGGTGTATCCAGCCAGGAGCAGATGCCGACTTGACGATTGTGGACATGGAAAAAGAGTGGACAGTGACTCACGAGGAAATGTACAGCAAGACAAAGTACACTCCTTACGATGGATTCCAGTTAAAAGGGAAACCAGTGATGACCATTGTCATGGGCTCTATTGTCATGGAAGACGGCAAGATTGTAGGAAAACCAGGACATGGAAGGATGGTAAATCCAAAACAGGAATGGTAA
- a CDS encoding NAD(P)/FAD-dependent oxidoreductase, with amino-acid sequence MKIRKIGIIGGGVAGTALGYYLSLYENAEITIFEKDRIGCGSTAKSAGTVCLFDDSLSNRYWDVRLYGFETYRKMEEEEKGSAGFDQTGTLVVATNEEVEQVIRTGIALAKAAGYQGEYITDKARIQQILPDIDTEHILGAGYTKDDGYFDGTMISNTYARKLKENGGKILTMTKVIELLKENGKVIGLKTEDGTSYAFDYVVDCTGPWSRITGNMAGIDVPVWHTKAEAFFLSPPGKKLDYVFPVLKYPAFYALRAGDNIFICKSHLSMDLNNPMHAGNWNPDEIPATGGTDEYFIEFLFEQLETTVPGILDSGLVSSWLSYRAETKDFLPILGETPVEGYLVASGYGGNGIIEAPAASRDLAKYIMTGEKTPLLEDWAFMRLVERA; translated from the coding sequence ATGAAAATAAGAAAAATTGGAATTATTGGAGGAGGAGTCGCTGGTACAGCGCTAGGTTATTATCTCAGCCTCTATGAGAATGCGGAAATCACAATTTTTGAGAAAGATAGAATTGGATGTGGTTCTACTGCAAAATCAGCGGGGACGGTCTGCCTGTTTGACGACTCTTTGAGCAACCGTTACTGGGACGTGCGGCTGTATGGCTTTGAGACTTATCGGAAGATGGAAGAGGAGGAGAAGGGCTCCGCAGGTTTTGACCAAACTGGAACTTTGGTGGTGGCTACTAACGAGGAAGTGGAGCAGGTGATACGAACCGGTATTGCCCTGGCAAAAGCAGCCGGCTATCAGGGAGAGTATATCACGGATAAAGCGCGGATTCAGCAGATTCTCCCGGATATCGACACAGAACATATTCTCGGAGCAGGCTACACCAAAGATGACGGCTACTTTGACGGGACGATGATTTCGAATACTTATGCCCGGAAATTAAAAGAGAATGGCGGCAAAATTCTGACCATGACGAAGGTGATTGAGCTGTTGAAAGAGAACGGCAAGGTCATAGGCTTAAAGACAGAGGATGGGACTTCCTATGCGTTTGATTATGTGGTGGATTGTACAGGTCCGTGGAGCCGCATAACAGGGAATATGGCAGGAATTGACGTGCCGGTATGGCATACGAAGGCGGAAGCGTTTTTCCTGAGTCCTCCTGGTAAAAAACTGGACTATGTTTTTCCAGTACTGAAATACCCGGCTTTTTACGCTCTGCGTGCAGGTGATAACATTTTTATCTGTAAATCCCATCTGTCCATGGATTTAAACAATCCGATGCATGCGGGCAACTGGAATCCAGACGAGATTCCGGCGACAGGAGGAACCGACGAGTATTTTATCGAGTTCTTATTTGAACAGTTAGAGACAACAGTTCCTGGAATTTTGGACAGCGGTCTGGTGTCCTCCTGGCTGTCTTATCGGGCAGAGACGAAGGATTTCCTGCCAATTCTGGGAGAGACTCCAGTGGAGGGATATCTGGTGGCTTCCGGTTACGGTGGAAATGGAATCATTGAGGCACCGGCAGCCAGCAGGGACTTGGCGAAATACATCATGACAGGGGAGAAGACGCCTCTGTTGGAGGATTGGGCGTTCATGCGTCTGGTGGAACGTGCATAA
- a CDS encoding cupin domain-containing protein, with protein MDLSMKNPGMKLIEGNHLSITRATVAPFSANLLPKAFVLDSFFPEWENTKVYVYATPEIGAKFIECKLAIEKDGGSKERILNGYENFLYIIRGQVEVIISGKTYSMEKEGYFWLPPMVDFEIKNKKEETAEILWVRKKYQETKFFSVPDPIISSVLDITPIHSPAEEEQQCVPFEKNRGFDMAMNMLTFYPGVTFPFTETHVFEHGGYFLDGRGNFWINGINYEVHEDDFCYMAPYAPHYVVAYGPEPLRYLLYKPVNRDFSLE; from the coding sequence ATGGATTTATCAATGAAAAACCCAGGAATGAAATTGATAGAAGGAAATCATTTGAGCATTACCCGTGCGACAGTCGCACCGTTTTCCGCGAATCTGCTGCCGAAAGCCTTTGTACTGGACAGCTTTTTCCCGGAATGGGAAAACACGAAGGTATACGTGTATGCGACGCCTGAGATTGGGGCGAAGTTTATTGAGTGTAAATTAGCCATTGAGAAAGATGGTGGCAGCAAAGAACGGATTTTGAATGGATATGAGAACTTTTTGTATATTATCCGCGGGCAAGTGGAAGTTATCATTTCCGGAAAGACATATTCCATGGAGAAAGAAGGATATTTCTGGCTGCCGCCGATGGTAGACTTTGAGATCAAAAATAAAAAGGAGGAGACAGCGGAGATTCTCTGGGTACGTAAAAAGTATCAGGAAACGAAATTTTTCTCTGTGCCGGACCCGATTATTTCCAGCGTACTGGATATCACGCCGATTCACAGTCCGGCGGAAGAAGAACAGCAGTGTGTTCCTTTTGAGAAAAACAGAGGTTTTGATATGGCTATGAATATGCTGACGTTCTACCCAGGTGTTACCTTCCCATTTACGGAGACCCATGTGTTTGAACATGGTGGATACTTCCTGGACGGAAGAGGAAATTTCTGGATTAATGGAATCAATTACGAGGTTCACGAGGATGACTTCTGTTATATGGCGCCTTATGCACCTCACTATGTGGTTGCTTACGGGCCAGAACCTCTGAGATATTTGCTTTACAAACCTGTGAACCGGGATTTCAGTTTAGAGTAA
- a CDS encoding FGGY family carbohydrate kinase, with protein sequence MRQDIYLIAVDQGSSGTMSALFDGDLRQVDCVDIPVSVATPRYGWVEQDPWELLNSVRDGAKRLMERNPECLEGLAGIGLANQGESFLLWDTQTGEPVTPVISWQDSRSENYCAQLKQEGRGRWFHERTGLHLSSEWPALKVRELRRSDEKLDLRCRSGRIAFGQLDAWFLYVLTGHRRFASDHGTACRTGFYNLRQGKWDEELIEFFCGDSLIFPELTDNVCRIEGLDLGIGKEIPWIAGGLDQSVTLIGQGCTQPADAKVTYGTCCACWMNLGSKLVLDENLTTSIAWKIGEEYTYGLAAEGGASGSIVTWLLRNFSTDWRLEDLSQIARSYDDQESLLFVPAFGGLSAPYWKEAKGTLFGITAGTRPEHILRAGLDAVAYTVRDILDCMPLIKKLVLDGGMSANEYLVQKQANVLQRPVEKSLEKEGTLLGIAHLCTRSLGVRAGIGEETKAEIVFPEADGQDGYRKWKQAVKTVITYYNGRGVIDG encoded by the coding sequence ATGAGACAGGATATCTATCTGATTGCGGTGGACCAAGGGTCTTCCGGAACCATGAGTGCGCTGTTTGATGGGGATTTAAGACAGGTGGACTGTGTGGATATTCCGGTGTCTGTCGCTACACCAAGATACGGCTGGGTAGAGCAGGACCCGTGGGAGCTGCTGAATTCTGTCCGGGACGGTGCCAAACGGCTGATGGAAAGAAATCCAGAATGTCTAGAAGGTTTGGCAGGAATCGGACTCGCGAATCAGGGAGAGTCCTTTCTGCTCTGGGATACGCAGACCGGGGAACCTGTCACTCCTGTAATAAGCTGGCAAGACAGTCGGAGTGAGAACTACTGCGCTCAGCTAAAACAGGAGGGGAGAGGGCGATGGTTCCATGAGAGGACAGGTCTGCATCTGTCCAGTGAATGGCCAGCGTTGAAAGTGCGAGAGCTGCGCAGATCAGATGAAAAGTTAGATTTGCGGTGCAGAAGCGGTAGAATCGCTTTTGGCCAGTTGGACGCTTGGTTTTTGTATGTTTTGACTGGGCACAGGAGGTTTGCCTCGGACCATGGAACTGCCTGCCGGACTGGATTCTATAATCTAAGACAGGGAAAATGGGATGAAGAGCTGATCGAATTCTTTTGCGGGGATTCTTTGATCTTTCCGGAATTGACAGACAATGTCTGCCGGATAGAAGGGCTGGATTTGGGAATTGGCAAAGAAATTCCCTGGATTGCCGGCGGTCTGGATCAGTCGGTGACATTGATTGGCCAGGGATGTACGCAGCCGGCAGATGCAAAGGTGACTTACGGTACCTGCTGTGCCTGTTGGATGAATCTGGGTTCCAAGCTTGTACTGGATGAAAACCTGACGACGAGTATAGCCTGGAAAATCGGGGAGGAATACACCTACGGGCTGGCAGCGGAAGGAGGAGCTTCCGGCAGTATTGTCACTTGGCTTCTCAGAAATTTCTCCACAGATTGGAGGCTGGAAGATCTCTCACAGATCGCCAGAAGCTATGACGATCAGGAGTCTCTGCTTTTTGTCCCTGCATTTGGAGGTTTGTCAGCGCCATATTGGAAGGAAGCAAAGGGGACGCTGTTTGGAATCACAGCAGGTACCCGGCCGGAACATATATTAAGGGCTGGATTGGATGCGGTGGCCTACACGGTTCGAGATATTTTGGACTGTATGCCTCTGATCAAGAAATTGGTTTTGGATGGAGGAATGTCAGCCAACGAGTATCTAGTTCAAAAACAGGCAAATGTTTTGCAGCGACCGGTGGAGAAATCTCTGGAAAAAGAAGGTACTTTGCTGGGAATTGCCCATCTGTGCACCAGAAGCCTGGGAGTGAGAGCGGGAATAGGAGAAGAGACAAAAGCTGAGATTGTATTTCCGGAGGCAGATGGTCAGGATGGTTATAGGAAGTGGAAACAGGCGGTAAAGACCGTGATTACATATTATAATGGAAGAGGTGTCATAGATGGATAA
- a CDS encoding amidohydrolase family protein — MIIDHHNHIWEGESTGGFLDEGMSVKRILKEMDQAGVDVAGVCTVAQSIDNDYVVNACREHPDRFFGFCMVNPRDGQAVSTLRHYLDQGLRGLKLHPRLHGYQLGDHELMDPLMEVCREYQVPVFSHGGSEENDHPFYFEELARAFPEVTVILGHMCALNYCDDAITVAARNSNIYLDTSTAELFSVKAAIKKVGADRIVMSTDWPGNDFRMELLKIEIASEGNQEVYQKIAGENMRKIMNL, encoded by the coding sequence ATGATTATAGATCACCACAACCACATCTGGGAAGGCGAGTCTACAGGGGGCTTTCTGGATGAGGGAATGAGTGTAAAGAGGATTCTAAAGGAAATGGACCAAGCCGGAGTGGATGTGGCTGGCGTATGTACAGTAGCCCAGTCCATAGACAATGACTATGTGGTGAATGCGTGTCGGGAACATCCAGACCGTTTCTTTGGCTTTTGTATGGTAAATCCCAGGGATGGACAGGCTGTATCCACACTGCGCCATTATCTAGATCAGGGACTTCGGGGGCTGAAGCTGCATCCCCGGCTGCACGGCTACCAGTTAGGCGATCATGAATTGATGGACCCTCTGATGGAGGTATGTCGGGAGTATCAGGTACCAGTATTTTCCCATGGGGGCTCTGAGGAGAATGACCACCCGTTTTACTTTGAAGAGCTGGCGAGAGCTTTTCCTGAGGTGACAGTGATTTTGGGGCATATGTGTGCGCTTAATTACTGTGATGATGCGATCACGGTTGCGGCACGGAATTCCAATATTTATCTGGATACTTCTACGGCGGAATTGTTCAGTGTAAAAGCGGCGATTAAAAAAGTAGGGGCAGACAGAATTGTCATGAGTACAGACTGGCCAGGCAATGATTTTCGGATGGAACTTTTGAAGATCGAGATTGCATCGGAGGGAAACCAAGAGGTTTATCAGAAGATTGCCGGTGAAAATATGCGAAAGATTATGAATTTGTGA
- a CDS encoding electron transfer flavoprotein subunit beta/FixA family protein, whose product MKLAVCIKQVPSSSEVSVDPVTHNLIREKSGTMMNPSDLNALEMALGIKEENQGVCETAAITMGPPGAQEELRTAMAMGIDRGCLLTDRCLAGGDTIATARALAKGLSRLGTYDLILAGAESSDGATGQVGPMLAEAMGLPHVSSVQRIEKVSEGEIQVLKKFHQSAVRLRVKLPAVVTVVYGCNDPRLPTLRSKMAAKKKEIVVYTNEELQIPKELAGLQGSPTMVTESFLPERVQTENFLTGNAREIAQKILELVEKERGNT is encoded by the coding sequence ATGAAACTTGCTGTATGTATCAAACAAGTGCCGTCTTCCAGTGAGGTATCGGTGGATCCAGTGACTCATAACCTGATTCGGGAGAAATCAGGGACGATGATGAATCCATCGGATCTCAATGCCTTGGAGATGGCCTTGGGTATAAAAGAAGAAAATCAGGGCGTCTGTGAGACTGCCGCAATTACCATGGGGCCGCCTGGAGCTCAGGAAGAGCTTCGCACAGCAATGGCCATGGGGATTGACAGGGGCTGCCTGCTCACGGACCGGTGTCTGGCAGGGGGAGATACGATTGCCACTGCCAGAGCTTTGGCAAAGGGGCTGAGCAGACTGGGAACCTATGACTTGATTTTAGCGGGTGCGGAATCTTCGGATGGGGCGACGGGACAGGTCGGACCGATGTTGGCAGAGGCCATGGGGCTTCCTCATGTTTCCTCTGTTCAGCGGATAGAGAAGGTGAGTGAGGGAGAGATACAGGTGCTGAAGAAATTTCATCAATCTGCGGTGCGTCTGCGTGTAAAACTGCCGGCAGTGGTCACAGTCGTATATGGATGCAACGATCCTCGCCTTCCCACTCTGCGCTCTAAGATGGCTGCTAAGAAGAAGGAAATTGTTGTCTATACCAACGAAGAATTGCAGATTCCAAAAGAGCTGGCTGGCCTGCAAGGGTCTCCCACAATGGTGACGGAGTCTTTTCTGCCGGAACGCGTTCAGACGGAGAATTTTCTGACAGGAAATGCCAGAGAAATCGCACAGAAGATTTTGGAATTGGTTGAGAAAGAGAGGGGTAATACATAA
- the gntE gene encoding guanitoxin biosynthesis PLP-dependent transaminase GntE, which yields MDKRKKTSQMQERAMKTMPLGVNSNGRYWGKKVTPYFQRGKGAYVWDVDGNQYIDYRLAFGPVILGYAYDEVDEKVISAIRDGVTPGITSQLELEAAEKIVELCPATEKVRLVNGGSDATQHALRVARAYTGKEKIIKFEGGYHGSYDYVLFSTYAPPSTYGNSRSPITVPASSGIPSALGDLIITLPFNNLEILEATLKRCGNEVAAIITEPMLGNFGCADPLPGFMDGVRRLCDEYGIVWILDEVKTGFRIAKGGAQEKYGYQPDITTYAKALGNGYPVAAYGGKAKIMDIVGQGVTQGGTYAGNAVAAAAAKATLEIMSTQNVHGYIDAMGSRLQNGLRAIFKKAGIPCLLSSMPAIFSVSFGIESNLDAREWAKADASIYKKIAARAFEKGILIDEDPREPFCMSYSHTEKDIDDTLEIFDEIVRTL from the coding sequence ATGGATAAAAGAAAAAAAACGTCCCAAATGCAGGAACGGGCAATGAAGACGATGCCGTTGGGTGTGAATTCCAACGGACGTTACTGGGGAAAGAAAGTGACTCCATATTTCCAGAGAGGCAAAGGGGCCTATGTCTGGGATGTGGATGGAAATCAGTATATCGACTATCGACTGGCTTTTGGACCGGTAATTTTGGGATATGCCTACGATGAGGTGGACGAGAAGGTAATCAGCGCGATTCGGGATGGAGTGACGCCAGGAATTACGTCTCAATTGGAATTAGAGGCGGCCGAGAAGATTGTGGAGCTTTGTCCAGCTACAGAGAAGGTGCGCCTGGTAAACGGTGGTTCGGATGCCACGCAACATGCTCTGCGGGTGGCACGGGCCTACACAGGAAAAGAGAAGATCATTAAATTCGAAGGGGGCTACCATGGTTCTTATGACTATGTACTGTTCTCTACTTACGCACCGCCATCCACCTATGGGAATTCCAGAAGTCCTATCACAGTCCCGGCCAGCTCTGGAATTCCGTCAGCTTTGGGAGATTTGATCATTACGCTTCCATTTAACAATCTGGAAATTTTGGAGGCGACGTTGAAACGCTGCGGAAATGAGGTGGCGGCAATTATCACGGAGCCGATGCTGGGCAATTTCGGCTGCGCGGACCCGCTTCCAGGATTTATGGACGGCGTGCGTAGACTCTGTGATGAATATGGAATTGTCTGGATACTGGATGAGGTGAAGACAGGATTTCGAATTGCGAAGGGTGGAGCACAGGAGAAATATGGCTATCAGCCAGACATTACCACCTACGCAAAAGCATTGGGGAACGGTTATCCTGTGGCAGCTTACGGAGGTAAGGCCAAGATCATGGATATCGTAGGGCAAGGTGTGACCCAAGGGGGTACCTACGCCGGAAACGCGGTGGCAGCCGCAGCGGCTAAGGCCACATTGGAAATTATGAGTACGCAGAATGTCCACGGGTACATTGACGCTATGGGAAGCAGACTTCAAAATGGGCTGCGGGCGATCTTTAAAAAAGCTGGAATTCCGTGCCTTCTCAGCTCTATGCCTGCAATTTTCTCAGTTAGCTTTGGGATTGAGAGTAATCTGGATGCCAGAGAGTGGGCAAAAGCAGATGCTTCCATATATAAGAAGATTGCAGCGAGAGCTTTTGAGAAGGGAATTCTCATCGACGAGGACCCGAGAGAACCATTCTGTATGTCTTATTCCCATACAGAAAAAGACATCGACGATACGCTGGAAATTTTTGATGAGATTGTGAGAACTTTATAA
- a CDS encoding amidohydrolase family protein produces the protein MGELICAGWLLDGTGEQHKDWGILFQGQQVRDVGPATELLQTYPDSKVREEPGWVIAPGYLDAHDHGRALSPFWFGVKDCPLELWIPRLGQVAVPVYEAALYDGIQLAKSGVTTVVHCHNPMNIAKMKEELLDTVRGYLDAGVRVALCPPYTDQNSLIYTGREEFSQTLEPDCVEVFSRMIQDEPMTLQEYFALVEELKQELAEEIQQKRVDVQLHPVGGQWCSDQALCEMRDYARKHGMRIHMHLLETKYQRIYSEKRWGKTMVSHMEDLGVLGPWLTIAHGIWLTAKDRRLLRDKRVKTVTNPSSNLRLGSGIFPLREMLDERIPCAVGLDGCSLDDDQDYGRELRLALHNPAIPGIRGQITPREIWNMAYQAGVQAVGSGLSPGRLQKGDLADFICFDGKVLDGPYASESLTWEEKILQRGSRMSVAAVYCGGKLIVERGKSCSGKEDQAAKRVGQFAQEKAKQGQPANEKLIHKIARFYTEWEEEQER, from the coding sequence ATGGGGGAACTGATCTGTGCAGGCTGGCTCTTAGACGGAACCGGAGAACAGCACAAAGACTGGGGAATTCTGTTTCAAGGCCAGCAGGTGAGGGATGTGGGGCCGGCGACGGAGCTTTTGCAGACATATCCGGATTCCAAGGTGAGAGAGGAACCGGGATGGGTGATCGCACCTGGATATCTGGATGCCCATGACCATGGACGGGCTCTGTCCCCATTTTGGTTCGGGGTGAAGGACTGTCCGCTGGAATTGTGGATTCCCAGGCTCGGTCAGGTGGCAGTTCCAGTTTACGAGGCGGCTCTGTATGACGGAATCCAACTGGCAAAATCGGGGGTGACGACGGTAGTACACTGCCATAACCCTATGAATATCGCCAAGATGAAAGAGGAGCTGTTGGATACAGTCAGAGGCTATTTGGATGCGGGAGTACGGGTGGCTTTGTGCCCGCCGTACACAGATCAGAATAGCTTGATCTATACCGGCAGGGAGGAATTTTCTCAAACTCTGGAACCAGACTGTGTCGAGGTGTTTTCTAGAATGATTCAGGATGAGCCTATGACACTCCAAGAGTATTTCGCACTGGTGGAGGAATTGAAGCAGGAGCTGGCAGAGGAGATTCAGCAAAAGAGAGTTGACGTACAGCTTCATCCGGTGGGAGGACAGTGGTGCAGTGACCAGGCCCTATGTGAGATGAGAGACTACGCAAGGAAGCATGGGATGAGAATTCATATGCACCTGTTGGAGACCAAGTATCAGCGTATTTACAGTGAAAAACGCTGGGGAAAGACGATGGTCTCCCATATGGAAGACTTAGGTGTCTTAGGGCCATGGCTGACGATTGCACATGGGATATGGCTGACCGCGAAAGACCGCAGACTGCTAAGAGACAAAAGAGTGAAAACAGTCACGAATCCTTCTTCAAATCTGAGGCTGGGGAGCGGAATATTTCCGCTGCGTGAAATGCTAGACGAGAGGATTCCCTGCGCCGTGGGGTTGGATGGGTGTAGCTTGGACGATGACCAGGATTATGGGAGGGAGTTACGCCTGGCCCTCCACAATCCAGCGATTCCAGGGATAAGAGGACAGATCACCCCCAGAGAAATTTGGAACATGGCTTACCAAGCAGGGGTACAGGCCGTGGGATCTGGGCTTTCACCGGGGAGGCTTCAAAAAGGTGATCTAGCGGATTTCATCTGCTTCGATGGGAAAGTTCTAGACGGGCCTTATGCAAGTGAATCACTGACCTGGGAAGAAAAGATCCTACAAAGGGGCAGCAGGATGTCTGTGGCAGCCGTGTACTGCGGCGGAAAACTGATTGTGGAGAGAGGAAAATCGTGTTCCGGAAAAGAAGATCAGGCAGCGAAGAGAGTGGGGCAGTTTGCCCAGGAAAAGGCAAAACAGGGTCAGCCAGCCAATGAGAAGCTGATTCATAAGATTGCTCGGTTTTATACGGAATGGGAAGAGGAACAGGAGCGTTAA
- a CDS encoding aspartate/glutamate racemase family protein, protein MIRIAIISPILAPEDDYRSKYRLRDCTGIPAEFEFSYIKKGPRFILNAYDDALAAPALLRKVLEYEKRGFDAVVINCSADTALRACREAVRIPVIGPTESTMLYAMQLVEQFCVLTFTKKINNRFHRIARELGIEERLCEVSSVEIDFSEISNGEERVVNALYREIQELYERTGCDGYILGCTDFEDLAPQLNEKLRENGMDVVIFKPFEISAYQAYMTVAMGLRQGTDSYPRSQIQI, encoded by the coding sequence ATGATTCGGATTGCTATTATATCACCGATTTTAGCACCGGAGGATGACTATCGGAGCAAGTATCGGCTGAGAGATTGTACCGGTATTCCGGCAGAGTTTGAATTTTCGTATATCAAGAAAGGGCCTAGATTTATTCTGAATGCCTATGACGATGCGCTGGCTGCGCCAGCTTTGCTTCGAAAGGTCCTGGAATATGAAAAAAGAGGGTTTGACGCAGTCGTGATTAATTGCAGCGCAGACACTGCCTTGAGGGCCTGCCGAGAGGCAGTTCGCATTCCGGTGATCGGTCCGACGGAAAGTACAATGCTCTATGCTATGCAGCTTGTAGAACAGTTCTGTGTGCTGACTTTTACCAAAAAGATCAACAACCGCTTTCATAGGATAGCCAGGGAATTGGGGATAGAAGAACGGCTGTGTGAGGTGAGCTCTGTGGAGATAGATTTCTCGGAGATTAGCAACGGGGAAGAAAGAGTGGTAAATGCCCTTTACCGAGAGATTCAGGAGCTTTATGAGCGGACAGGCTGTGACGGATACATTCTGGGATGTACGGATTTTGAAGACCTGGCACCTCAACTAAATGAGAAATTAAGGGAAAACGGGATGGATGTGGTGATTTTTAAACCATTTGAGATTTCTGCGTATCAGGCGTATATGACAGTTGCCATGGGACTGCGCCAGGGGACAGACAGCTATCCAAGATCTCAGATTCAGATCTGA
- a CDS encoding nitroreductase family protein, whose amino-acid sequence MDAMQAILTRKSVRSYTGQKVTDQQVQQIIEAGMRAPSGLANEPWRFAIVRDPQVKGNIAQLTKHTKVLEGADVLICLFMDNEVGYDLVKDSNTIGACAENMLLAAHAMGLGAVWIAEIRKNKDRVAEECGVDPERYDMMVVIPVGYSAESADPTPRKRTLDEVIIGRK is encoded by the coding sequence ATGGATGCAATGCAGGCAATTTTGACAAGAAAGAGTGTCCGCAGCTATACAGGACAGAAGGTGACAGATCAGCAGGTTCAGCAGATTATTGAGGCTGGCATGAGAGCGCCTTCAGGTCTGGCAAATGAACCCTGGAGATTTGCGATTGTACGTGACCCTCAGGTGAAGGGAAATATCGCGCAACTTACAAAACACACCAAAGTTCTGGAAGGTGCGGATGTCTTGATCTGTCTGTTTATGGACAACGAGGTAGGATACGATCTGGTGAAGGATTCCAACACCATCGGTGCGTGCGCAGAGAACATGTTATTGGCTGCACATGCCATGGGGCTGGGGGCCGTATGGATTGCAGAGATTCGCAAAAATAAAGATCGGGTGGCTGAGGAATGTGGAGTAGATCCAGAGAGATACGATATGATGGTCGTGATACCTGTGGGTTACAGCGCCGAATCGGCAGACCCTACACCGAGAAAACGGACTTTGGATGAAGTAATTATTGGAAGAAAATAG